The sequence TTCCATGTTCAAAGGTTGACCCAGCAGTTAGACATGCTATTTTAGCATCTATGAAGGAGAAGGAGCATAAatctaaagaaaaaaaaggtgatTTTGGGGTGGAAAATCCATCGGCCACACTACTCATGCATTTGATGGCGATGAAGTTTTGGGAATTCCTTCTTCTTTAGCAAATGAGATGGGTTCATCTagtaaaagaaagagaaaggtcACTGCATGAAAAGGTATACGTGCTTTTTTTAAAGGTGGACGTGATACTTCTCAACCAACCATTAAAGCTTGTTTGcaaagtaagaaaaaatgaaaaaatacgGACATGACTATTGCTCTTTGGTTTTATGATGCTTGCATTCCTATAAATGCTATTAATtctccattttttcaaaaagctATTGATCAAATAGCATCAATGGGTCATGGTTACAAAGGTCCATCTTATCATTCTTTGAGAGTTAACTTGTTGCGAAATGCTAAGAGATATGTGAAATTAGTTGTTGATTCTTTTAGAAATACTTGGGCAGAAATTGGTTGCACTATAATGGGTGATGGATGGAAAGACACTAGGCAAAGACCATTgataaattttttgatttattgtccTAAGGGTATTTCGTTCATTAAATCTGTGGATGCATCTGATATTGtaacaagtgcagaaaattTGTGCaatttatttgctaaaattGTTGAGATGGTTGGTTCAAATAATGTGGTGCACTTAGTTACTGATAATGCTAAAGCTGCTGGGTCTTTGTTAAGTGAAAGATATCTGAACATTTGTTGGTCACCGTGTGCTGCACACTGCatcaatttgattttgaaagaCATTGGTGATATGAATGATGTAAAAGCTATAGTGTCTCTTGCTTCAACGGTGACTGTTTTTATCTACAATCATAAGTTCACTTTGAATTGGTTAAGAAAGACTACAGGGTGGAAAGAAATTATTCGTCCAGGTGAAACTCGATTTGTAACTACCTTTCTTGCATTAAAAAGTTTGCATGATCATAAGGATAGTTTGCAATCTTTGGTTACTAGTGACGATTATAAAAAATTTCTGagaatagaaaaagaaaaagatgtgAAGCAAATCATTTT is a genomic window of Coffea eugenioides isolate CCC68of unplaced genomic scaffold, Ceug_1.0 ScVebR1_648;HRSCAF=1359, whole genome shotgun sequence containing:
- the LOC113758676 gene encoding uncharacterized protein LOC113758676 is translated as MTIALWFYDACIPINAINSPFFQKAIDQIASMGHGYKGPSYHSLRVNLLRNAKRYVKLVVDSFRNTWAEIGCTIMGDGWKDTRQRPLINFLIYCPKGISFIKSVDASDIVTSAENLCNLFAKIVEMVGSNNVVHLVTDNAKAAGSLLSERYLNICWSPCAAHCINLILKDIGDMNDVKAIVSLASTVTVFIYNHKFTLNWLRKTTGWKEIIRPGETRFVTTFLALKSLHDHKDSLQSLVTSDDYKKFLRIEKEKDVKQIILDEGFEITV